The DNA window CACTCCCGCGTGCCGCAGGCACTCCCGCGTGCCGCAGGCACTCCCGCGTGCCGCAGGCACTCCCGCGTGCCGCAGGCACTCTTGCTATCTCACCCGGGTGCTTCTATATTGCTTTTCCCCCTTCGATATTATCAACTGGAGGAATACGATGCTGAACATTACGTATCTGAGCCATTCTTCTTTTCTTCTGGAGGACGGGACGCACACGGTGGTGATCGATCCGTTTCTGACAGGAAATCCGAACGCGCCGATGAAGGCGGAGGATATCGATGCGCAGTTTGTGGTGCTGACGCATGCGCATGGCGATCATATCGGCGATGCATTCGAGATTGCGAAACGCTGCGATGCGCTGGTGATCGCAGTGAATGAACTCGCCAATTTTGCAGCTGAAAATGGTGCCCGGGCACATAACATGCATATCGGCGGTGCTTACACGTTTCCTTTCGGACGACTGAAATTCACCATCGCACATCACGGATCGTCATCTCCCGACGGCAGATACATGGGTGAACCTGCAGGGGTCGTTATCACCATGGGCGGCAAGACGGTGTATCACACCGGCGATACCGGCCTTTTCCTCGATATGCAGCTCATCGGGCAGCGGGATGCCATCGACTGCATGATCGCGCCGATTGGAGATAATTTCACCATGGGCATCGATGACGCGGTGAAGGCGGTGGAGTTCGCCAAGCCGGGCCTGGCCATTCCCATTCACTATAACACCTTTCCCGTGATCGAGGCCGACCCGCAGGAGTTTCGCAGCAAGGTGGAAGCGTCGGGACATCAGGCGCGCGTTCTCGACTTCGGTGAACGCTACGAACTCTGACAGACGCATTGAGCTCAGACAAACGTTTCGAGCTTTGACAATCGTTTCGAGTTCTGACAGGGTACGCCTGTTGTTACCGCGCGTGGAGTTTTTTACGGTCAGGAAGAGTTCCCGAACGGCTATTTGTTTTTTGTGAAATAATTCGCAGATTGGTGTCCCTTCAAGGGCCAACGCTCTTGGAAACGGAATGCACTGATTGACCATCCCGCGTCTGCCTGCAAGCCCTGCGCGCGGTCAATGACACAACATCGAAAGGGTATTTATCCCGGACAGCCCGGAGGGAAGGGTAGTTCATCCTGTTCCACCTGTGCGAGCATGCATGCATACGTTTGCTTCCGCATTGTTCCGCAATATTCATCTGATTCTCGTAGTGACGTTTGTGTTTACCGCCTGCGGCGGGAAACAGATGAGCATTGAGGAATTCCAGGCCAAAGCGCGTGAAGCGGAGGAAAAATCCTCCTCGATTGTTTCCTGTCAGGAATCCATGCGCGACCTGCTGCAATCCTACAACCAGACTGTTGCTCCCGAGCGACGCCTCACGCTTAACTTTCATCCGGAATCAGGCATGAGCCGGGAAGAGTTGAAAACGCTGCTGGCGCATATCGAGAGCGAACCGGACCCCGCCTGCCGTGGGATACTCGAACAGATTGCCATGCTGCAGGAAGACGTCGATCTTCTGCATGACAGTCTGCACGAAATCACGGAAGAACTGCCGGCACCGCATCGCGTCGAGCGCGGAGAGAACCATTACACGCTCTGCATGGATTATCTGATGCAGAATCATGGGCTTTCGCAGCGCGCAGCCGATTCCCTCGTGGCGCGGGTCGCGTTGACCGGTGACATCATCGAGGGTTTCCATGTGTGGTACCTGTACCAGAACGACGTGTTCGGAACCTTCGTAACGCAGGGCGACGCGAGTATTTCACCGACGGTGTTCGCAAAGGTTGTCAAGAACCACCTGCTCGAGGAAGCCCGCAAACAGGGACGCCACGAAGCGTTTGAAAGCATTCTCGACAGTCTCAAACGTTCCGGTGCCCTGCTGGCCAATCTGAAAAACGGAGCCCTGCGGTAAATCCGCCGGACGTAGGAAAAAAGTGGCGGTCCCTTTCCTCACCGGAGAGGGACCGCCTTGAATTTAGGGGAGCCCGCCCACATTATCGGACTCCCTGTCACTTCGCTCAATCAACAGGGTAATGCGTCACTGTGCTCATCTGATCAGCATCAATTTGCGCGAAGTGCTTGTCTTGCCATTATCCATTTTGCAGAAGTAGATGCCTGCGGGGAGATCCCCGGCGTTGAATCGTACGCTGTGCCGGCCGGCGGACTGCTGCCCGTCGACCAGGCGTGCAACCTCCCTTCCAAGGGCGTCGTGCACGGCCAACCGCATGTACATCCCATGCGGGAGGCTGTAGCGTATCGCGGTGCCTCCCGTGAAAGGATTGGGCGAGTTCGCCTCGAGTGAAAACTGTGCAACCGTGCCGCGGTCATCGCGAGCGTCGACGAGGGATACCGGGACATTCGCTCCGGTGAGATACCAGACGTACTGGTTGGCGAGCAGGGGATCATCGTCAGTTCGCTCCCCGATGCCCCATTCTACAAAGAGAATGTGGAGCTGGTCCTGCTCACCGGCATACGCGGCCATCTTGGTGTATTTTGCACCCACATCGGTCAGCGCGGTCAGCCGCATCATGCTGTCCATCTCCGCGGTATTGTGATCGGGTTCGGCGAAATCCCAGGAATAGGTCCAGGGCCGTTTCAGGTTCGATGCGATGTGCCGTCCATTGGCATAGATTTGCGTGATCGTGTCTTCAAACAGCGTGGGAGTTCCCGCAACATCGGCCACGGTCCATGTCAGCATGGGCGTGATCCACTTCGCCCAGAGTTTCGTTCCATCCCCGTTGCGTGCCCATGCGACTTCATTCCGAAACACCGCAGCTTCATCGCTCTCCGACTGTGATGTGAACGCCAGTCTGTCCGTACGCACCCGGTACACGGGTCCCGCGGGAAGGATGTGCCATGTCCCACGGGTGTCACGGAAGATTTCGGTGACGAAGGTGGAGTCGACATGCCGGAGATTGATGGAGGAATCGGGCAGCGCTTCATCGAAGGGATTGAAGGGATTCAGATCAGCGGAGCAGACGGTAAGGAAATGCGGGATGTTGTCGGCGTCGAGCACGACATCGAGATCCCAGGACTGCGCAATCTTCGTCTCGAAGGGGGCAGGACGATCCTGCAGTTCGGACAGTCTTACGGTTTGTACCTCACCCCAGCTCTCTCCTCCGTTCGTTGAAATGCGCCATGCGATGGCGTGCAGTTCGTCGATCAGGTTGGCGCGTCCCGGTTCGGTCTCGCTGAGCTGTACCCAGCTCGCGACCATCGTACTTCCGTTCGGTGAGATGCTCAGGCGATGACTCAGCGCTGCATAGCCGTTCGGCACGATGCCCGATTTGAAAAACGGATTTTCAAGGCTCGCAGCATTCCAGTTCTCGCCGCCGTCAGTCGATTTGAGAAGGTAGTATTCCTCGTAGGAGAGTCCGTTGGAGGGATCGATCGCCTCCGCGGCGGAATAGAGATCGCCGGTGCTCCGATCCATCATGATTGACCAGGGGATGCCCCAGTCCGGGGGACCCGGTACTGTTGCATACGCGGGGGACTGATTCATCAGCCCCGATTTCATCGCATTGATTTCACCGAATCCCTCGCTGCCGTCTCCGAAGCTGACGACCTGCGGCCAGAGCAGTGCGGTTTGCGGTACCGTTTCTCCGGCATTGGGAAGGAATATATTCGGGTAACGGGGCTGGTCTGTGGTCGCCACATTGCCGCCTTTGGGCGACCAGCTGTTTCCATCGTCGGTGGAGTAACGGATATACAACGTATTCCCGTCACCATCGGGGGAGCGGTCATCACCGCGAAATACAATGGCGACACTTCCTGTATTCGGGTCACACGCTATCTGATTGCGGTTCTCACCGATCATGCAATAGGTGTTTGCCATTTGTCCCACCTCAAAGAGCGGAAACTGCACCGAAGCGTTTTGCGCCGTGGTGTTTGCTGTCTTCACCAGTCGCCGCGGCGCATCGGAGGCGGCTCTGTATGCGTTGCGGGATTGGGAAGTTCGATGTAGGGGGGAGAGGGGGCCCGGGATTCGGGCAGACGATTGGCGTTCGGGTTGATCGGTCGGACGCAGCTGGACCTTATGTGCGGGGGTGGCAGGAGGCTCACGCAGCGGTGACTGGGCGAACAGGCTGCAGGTCAGGAGGAGGACGGACAAAAGCGTAGCGAGGCATCGCATCATGACAGACTCCTGTATGCATGTGGGAACGGTCGGGAGCCTGACACCTCCACCCAGACGCCAGGCGGCTATGTATTGTGTTCATAGTCTAGGACACCAGAATCGGAATTAGGTAACAAAAAAAATCCTCCCCCGAAACGGGGGAGGATTTCAAAGCGGGAAAAAGATCTGCTTATTTGCTGAGCATCATCTTTTTCGCAACACTGTTGGCGCCGCTCTCGAGACGGTAGATATACATACCGCTGGAAAGCTTGCTGGCGTCGAAGGTCACGCGATGCGTTCCGGCATTGCGATACTCGTCAACCAGCGTGGCAACTTCCTGTCCGAGCAGGTTGAAGATACGCAGGGAAACCTGCGAAGCCTTCGGCAGCGTAAAGCTGATTTCGGTGCTCGGGTTGAAGGGGTTCGGGTAGTTCTGTGCGAGTGCGAAGGCACCCGGGGTTGCGTCGAGCTGCTCGACGTCAACGGCATCCAGAACCTTGAGCATGACATCGTTCACATACCAGACGACCTGATCGGTGAATACGGGATCGTCATCAAGACGCTCACCGATGCCCCACTCGGTAAAGATGATATGCAGATGGCCATCTTCGCCCTGCTCGTTGGCATAGTAGGCGATCTTCGTGTACTTGGCCATGACATCTTCAAGATCCGTCACGCGCATGATGCTGTCGAGCACGAAGGTGTTCGGGTCGTCCGGATCCGTGTAATTCCACTTGTAGGTCCATGCATCGAGACTGCGGCTGTCGACATTACGGCCATTGACATAAATCTGGCAGATGGTGTCAGCCGGCAGGGTCTGATCGACGACCGGGAACCAGGTGAAGATCGGGGAGATCCACTTCGCATAGATCTTGCTGCCGTCCCAGTTACGGGCCCAGTTCGGCTCGTTGCGGAACACGGCGGCTGCGTCGGTGGAGGAGGTAGCGGTGAAGGACAGGCGGTCGGTACGCACGCGGCGCACGGGACCAATCGGATATACTTTCCAGCCACCCTCGGGAACCATGCAGATTTCCGAAGTGAAAGTGGAGTCGACGTGCACGAGGCTGATGGTGCTGTCCGTCGGGGCTTCGTTGGTCGGCCAGAACGGATAC is part of the bacterium genome and encodes:
- a CDS encoding metal-dependent hydrolase, whose amino-acid sequence is MNITYLSHSSFLLEDGTHTVVIDPFLTGNPNAPMKAEDIDAQFVVLTHAHGDHIGDAFEIAKRCDALVIAVNELANFAAENGARAHNMHIGGAYTFPFGRLKFTIAHHGSSSPDGRYMGEPAGVVITMGGKTVYHTGDTGLFLDMQLIGQRDAIDCMIAPIGDNFTMGIDDAVKAVEFAKPGLAIPIHYNTFPVIEADPQEFRSKVEASGHQARVLDFGERYEL
- a CDS encoding T9SS type A sorting domain-containing protein, which translates into the protein MANTYCMIGENRNQIACDPNTGSVAIVFRGDDRSPDGDGNTLYIRYSTDDGNSWSPKGGNVATTDQPRYPNIFLPNAGETVPQTALLWPQVVSFGDGSEGFGEINAMKSGLMNQSPAYATVPGPPDWGIPWSIMMDRSTGDLYSAAEAIDPSNGLSYEEYYLLKSTDGGENWNAASLENPFFKSGIVPNGYAALSHRLSISPNGSTMVASWVQLSETEPGRANLIDELHAIAWRISTNGGESWGEVQTVRLSELQDRPAPFETKIAQSWDLDVVLDADNIPHFLTVCSADLNPFNPFDEALPDSSINLRHVDSTFVTEIFRDTRGTWHILPAGPVYRVRTDRLAFTSQSESDEAAVFRNEVAWARNGDGTKLWAKWITPMLTWTVADVAGTPTLFEDTITQIYANGRHIASNLKRPWTYSWDFAEPDHNTAEMDSMMRLTALTDVGAKYTKMAAYAGEQDQLHILFVEWGIGERTDDDPLLANQYVWYLTGANVPVSLVDARDDRGTVAQFSLEANSPNPFTGGTAIRYSLPHGMYMRLAVHDALGREVARLVDGQQSAGRHSVRFNAGDLPAGIYFCKMDNGKTSTSRKLMLIR